ACAATTTACGGAAAAATTATAAATGTCCCTGAAAATGTCCCTGAAAATGTCCCTGAAAATGTCCCTGAAAAGCGTTCCAGCCATATAATTGCAATTCTTAAAAAGAATCCCAAAGCGACAATTCCGGAATTAGCCATTTCATGCAATGTCAGCGAAAAAACAATAAAACGCGACCTGGAAAAGTTGAAAAGCGCGAATAAATTGGTTCGAAAGGGGCCTGATAAAGGTGGATGGTGGGAAGCATCTGAATGATTTTCTGCTTAGCAGCTTTGCAAACACTACAACCTCCCGGCAAAACTCTTCCTATGCAGATTTATCGGCATAGCTACAAACAAGCGTTTT
This Chitinivibrionales bacterium DNA region includes the following protein-coding sequences:
- a CDS encoding DeoR family transcriptional regulator, which gives rise to MPAPLFEEIAQGFRVTIYGKIINVPENVPENVPENVPEKRSSHIIAILKKNPKATIPELAISCNVSEKTIKRDLEKLKSANKLVRKGPDKGGWWEASE